The Bos indicus x Bos taurus breed Angus x Brahman F1 hybrid chromosome 13, Bos_hybrid_MaternalHap_v2.0, whole genome shotgun sequence genome includes a region encoding these proteins:
- the LOC113902757 gene encoding putative zinc finger protein 840: MSSLRQGKEPWMLEKEVTSAPCPACQPALVDYHALYESVSTFRQNPHQAKYRELSVFVQCYECDDCSMAFSYSSQRAEHQRIHQVEKAPGDDEETKAFRHRASFPRCQRIDTLDTHLECDQCGKTFNRASKFIQHQSTHSGLKPHKCDVCQRAFRFLSSLITHQKFHAGQRPQLTQHQRTPTQKKLFVCRFCGRAFHSFSEKIQHQKTHTRKKYYTCNHCKKDFNPYSQFLLHQRVHSGERPYKCNDCEKSFKSQSNLNKHQKIHTGEKPFSCNECEKTFTQLVDLKRHKQIHTGEKLYSCDNCKKTFVRFSDLTRHRRTHTGERPYKCNVCEKTFKHQSNVIRHQKSHSEERPETPFSCDGCEKTFRYYSDLNRHKKIHTEEKPYKCSECQKAFNHSSNLSKHMKIHTGEKPFVCDQCGKAFSLNSKLSRHLQTHDKKKP; this comes from the exons ATGTCCTCTTTGAGGCAAGGGAAGGAGCCCTGGATGCTGGAGAAAGAGGTGACGAGTGCTCCATGCCCAG CATGTCAACCAGCATTGGTGGATTATCATGCCCTTTATGAATCTGTGAGTACCTTCAGGCAGAACCCTCACCAAGCAAAATATCGAGAACTTTCTGTTTTTGTCCAGTGTTATGAATGTGACGACTGCAGCATGGCGTTTAGTTATAGCTCGCAACGTGCTGAACACCAGCGAATTCACCAGGTAGAGAAAGCCCCCGGAGATGATGAAGAGACAAAGGCCTTCAGGCATCGAGCATCGTTTCCAAGGTGCCAAAGAATCGATACTCTGGATACACACCTTGAATGTGACCAGTGTGGCAAAACCTTTAACAGAGCTTCAAAGTTCATTCAACATCAGAGCACACACAGCGGACTGAAACCACACAAGTGTGACGTGTGTCAGAGGGCCTTCCGGTTTCTTTCATCCCTGATTACTCATCAGAAATTTCATGCTGGCCAGAGACCACAGCTGACTCAGCATCAAAGAACTCCCACACAAAAGAAACTCTTTGTCTGTAGGTTTTGTGGAAGGGCCTTTCACAGTTTCTCAGAAAAAATTCAACACCAAAAAACTCATACTAGAAAGAAATATTACACATGTAATCACTGCAAAAAGGACTTCAACCCATATTCACAGTTTCTCTTACATCAAAGAGTTCACTCTGGAGAGAGACCCTACAAATGTAATGATTGTGAAAAATCCTTTAAAAGCCAATCGAATCTTAACAAGCATCagaaaattcatactggagagaagcccttTTCATGTAATGAATGTGAGAAGACCTTTACCCAGCTCGTAGATCTTAAGCGTCATAAACAAATCCACACTGGGGAGAAACTTTACAGCTGTGATAATTGTAAAAAGACCTTTGTCCGTTTTTCAGATCTAACGCGACATCGAAGAACCCATACTGGAGAGAGACCCTACAAGTGTAATGTTTGTGAAAAAACCTTTAAACATCAGTCAAATGTTATTAGACACCAGAAAAGTCATTCTGAAGAGAGGCCAGAGACGCCCTTTTCATGCGACGGATGTGAAAAGACCTTTCGCTATTACTCTGACCTTAACCGACATAAAAAAATTCATACTgaagagaaaccttataaatgtagtGAATGTCAAAAGGCTTTTAACCATAGTTCAAATCttagtaagcacatgaaaatccatactggagagaagcccttTGTATGTGATCAATGTGGAAAAGCGTTCAGTCTAAATTCGAAACTGTCTCGTCATCTGCAAACTCATGATAAAAAGAAACCCTGA